Proteins co-encoded in one Christiangramia fulva genomic window:
- a CDS encoding M1 family metallopeptidase, which translates to MKKLIFNILFLSVFAIQAQNSKYWQQHVDYKMDVNMNVENYQYSGTQELEYTNNSPDTLHRVFYHLFNNAFQPESEMNARLKSIADPDSRMVINKGTRENPDFESRISKLSPEEIGYLHVTELSQDGEKVDFNEEGTILVVDLANEILPGEKTTFNLKFKGQVPVQIRRSGRNNADGVALSMTQWYPKLAEYDYEGWHADPYIAREFYGVWGDFDVKITIDKNYILGGSGVLQNAEEIGYGYQKEGVQVKKQKGKTLTWHFKAHDVHDFAWAADPEYIHDSMMTKSGVKLHFLYKNDPEVIDAWKKVQPKTAELLEFYNENIGPYPWKQYSVIQGGDGGMEYANCTLITGGKKLSGLYSTTAHELAHSWFQQLLGTNESEHPWMDEGFTTYISTLAKNQIAGKNSENHWQASYRDYYYIVRSGLEQPMTTHSDRYRVNAAYSVAAYDKGAVFLAQLGYIIGPENLAKTLNRYYDEWKFKHPSPNDFIRLAEKVTGAELSWYLNDWTRTTNHIDYGIDSVETSKENTTVNLQRIGLMPMPLDVKVTFADGSTDAYYIPLRIMRWEKPALEDQSRTVLYDWPWAFPNYQFEIPSSKGKVSEIVIDDTGLMADIDRSNNSWSASQASEDFGK; encoded by the coding sequence ATGAAAAAACTGATTTTTAATATATTATTTCTTTCAGTATTCGCTATTCAGGCTCAGAACAGCAAGTATTGGCAACAACATGTCGATTATAAAATGGATGTGAATATGAACGTGGAGAATTATCAGTATTCCGGGACTCAGGAACTGGAATACACCAATAATTCTCCCGATACCCTACATCGTGTTTTCTATCATCTGTTCAACAATGCCTTTCAGCCTGAAAGTGAGATGAATGCCCGCTTGAAGAGTATTGCCGATCCAGACAGCAGAATGGTGATTAATAAAGGAACACGTGAAAATCCCGATTTTGAAAGCAGAATTTCTAAACTTTCTCCTGAAGAAATTGGTTACCTACATGTTACCGAACTGTCACAGGATGGCGAAAAAGTAGATTTTAATGAAGAAGGAACTATTCTTGTGGTCGATCTGGCCAATGAAATACTGCCTGGAGAGAAAACAACTTTTAATTTAAAATTTAAAGGGCAGGTGCCAGTACAGATCCGTCGATCTGGACGAAATAATGCCGATGGCGTGGCACTTTCCATGACGCAGTGGTATCCAAAATTAGCCGAATATGATTATGAAGGCTGGCATGCCGATCCGTACATAGCCCGTGAATTCTACGGTGTGTGGGGTGATTTTGATGTAAAGATAACTATCGATAAAAATTACATTCTCGGCGGATCTGGAGTTCTTCAAAATGCGGAAGAAATAGGTTACGGATATCAAAAAGAAGGTGTTCAGGTTAAAAAACAAAAAGGTAAAACCCTTACCTGGCATTTTAAAGCTCATGATGTGCACGATTTTGCCTGGGCTGCCGATCCTGAATATATCCACGATTCCATGATGACCAAAAGCGGGGTAAAGCTTCATTTTCTGTATAAGAACGATCCCGAAGTGATCGATGCCTGGAAAAAAGTACAGCCTAAAACAGCCGAATTATTAGAATTCTATAATGAGAATATCGGGCCGTATCCATGGAAACAGTATTCGGTAATCCAGGGCGGTGACGGTGGAATGGAATATGCCAACTGCACCTTAATTACCGGGGGGAAAAAACTCAGCGGTCTCTATTCAACCACGGCTCATGAGCTTGCTCATTCATGGTTTCAGCAGTTGCTGGGAACCAACGAATCTGAACATCCATGGATGGATGAAGGTTTTACCACCTATATTTCTACTCTGGCGAAGAACCAGATTGCCGGAAAAAACAGTGAAAATCACTGGCAAGCTTCTTACAGAGATTATTACTATATCGTGCGTTCGGGCCTAGAACAGCCAATGACCACGCATAGCGATCGTTATCGCGTGAACGCGGCATATTCGGTTGCAGCCTACGATAAAGGAGCTGTTTTTCTTGCTCAGCTTGGGTATATTATCGGACCTGAAAACCTGGCTAAAACGCTGAACCGTTATTATGATGAATGGAAATTTAAACATCCTTCACCAAACGATTTTATCAGGCTTGCTGAAAAAGTTACCGGAGCCGAATTGAGCTGGTATCTCAACGATTGGACCAGAACGACGAACCATATTGATTATGGAATTGATTCGGTTGAAACTTCCAAAGAAAACACCACGGTGAATCTCCAGAGAATTGGCCTTATGCCCATGCCTTTAGATGTAAAGGTTACTTTTGCTGATGGTTCTACAGATGCTTATTACATCCCGCTGCGCATAATGCGTTGGGAAAAACCTGCGCTGGAAGATCAAAGCAGAACTGTTCTTTACGACTGGCCATGGGCTTTTCCAAACTACCAGTTCGAGATTCCATCTTCTAAAGGAAAAGTTTCTGAAATTGTGATCGATGATACAGGTTTAATGGCAGATATCGACAGGAGCAACAATAGCTGGAGTGCGTCGCAAGCTTCAGAAGACTTCGGAAAGTAA
- the rnpA gene encoding ribonuclease P protein component, whose amino-acid sequence MNESFGKPEKLKSQKLIDELFLKGKSIKAFPLKLMYLERPISGEAEIKTGVSVPKKLIKTAVKRNRIKRLMREIFRKNKYLVYKDLSRTYSFMFIYISKEEIPYEKLEKSMQKLLEQIQKMNR is encoded by the coding sequence ATGAACGAAAGTTTTGGAAAACCTGAAAAGCTCAAAAGCCAAAAGCTTATTGATGAACTTTTTCTGAAAGGAAAGAGTATAAAAGCCTTTCCGTTAAAGCTAATGTATCTGGAGCGGCCAATTTCAGGTGAAGCTGAAATTAAGACCGGCGTTTCTGTACCAAAGAAACTGATAAAAACCGCGGTAAAAAGAAACAGGATCAAACGATTGATGCGCGAAATTTTCAGGAAAAATAAGTATCTTGTTTACAAAGATTTAAGTCGTACATACAGCTTCATGTTTATTTACATTTCCAAAGAAGAAATCCCTTATGAAAAACTGGAAAAAAGCATGCAAAAGCTACTGGAACAAATTCAAAAAATGAACAGATGA
- a CDS encoding S41 family peptidase — MKKRMLKRIILPVVLVGILVGTASFKSDFFAIAKQIEIFTTLFKEINMNYVDETNPAELMDTAIKSMLADLDPYTNYWNEQDVEAARINSAGEYTGIGAMVKTGADAITIVEAYKDYPADKAGLKPGDEIIKIGNINVSDFKEDAGELLNGAPESTIEITYRRQGEVKTTSLKRTSVELNAVPFYKLLDDKSGYIVLSRFNNKASAEVSRAVKDLRNKGAEKIILDLRNNPGGLLNEAINIANLFLPKGELIVTTKSAIEKYNREFFTQNEPIDTHIPLAILVNGRSASASEIVAGSIQDLDRGVIIGARSFGKGLVQRPRELAYGTQLKITISRYYTPSGRCIQALDYRHRDEKGKAIRKTSADYNQFTTRNGRKVFDGGGILPDIQLETSKLADITSSLLYQDAIFDYATKYYYAHQISDPSEFKFTDSDYADFKKFLETSGFKYETQTEKNLDELIESAEKEEIKARIAEETTAMRSSLKNYKKQELDKQKTEIVDLLRDEIIKRYFYKEGLYEYYTQHNPEIEKAQEILSNPVAYSKILK, encoded by the coding sequence ATGAAAAAAAGGATGTTGAAAAGGATCATTTTACCGGTGGTTCTTGTGGGAATTTTAGTGGGAACTGCCAGTTTTAAATCTGATTTTTTTGCGATCGCCAAGCAAATTGAAATCTTCACCACATTGTTTAAAGAGATCAACATGAATTATGTTGATGAGACCAATCCGGCTGAACTCATGGATACGGCCATTAAATCGATGCTCGCCGACCTTGACCCCTATACCAATTATTGGAACGAACAGGATGTTGAAGCTGCTCGTATAAACAGTGCGGGAGAATATACAGGGATTGGTGCCATGGTCAAAACAGGGGCTGATGCCATCACTATTGTCGAGGCCTATAAAGATTATCCTGCAGATAAGGCCGGTTTAAAGCCGGGAGATGAAATAATAAAAATAGGGAATATCAATGTTTCTGATTTTAAAGAAGACGCGGGAGAGCTTCTAAATGGAGCTCCGGAAAGTACTATAGAAATAACATACCGGCGGCAGGGAGAGGTTAAGACAACTTCATTAAAACGAACTTCAGTCGAGCTCAATGCAGTGCCATTTTATAAATTATTAGATGATAAATCGGGCTATATCGTGCTTTCCCGTTTTAATAATAAGGCATCTGCAGAGGTCTCCCGGGCGGTAAAAGACTTAAGAAATAAAGGAGCCGAAAAGATCATTCTGGATCTTCGAAACAATCCGGGCGGCCTGTTAAATGAAGCGATCAATATCGCTAATTTATTCCTTCCAAAAGGCGAACTAATCGTGACCACTAAATCGGCTATTGAAAAGTATAACCGTGAATTTTTTACCCAAAATGAGCCTATCGATACGCATATTCCTTTAGCGATACTGGTGAATGGAAGAAGCGCCTCGGCCAGTGAGATCGTCGCGGGTTCAATTCAGGATCTCGACAGGGGAGTGATCATAGGTGCAAGAAGTTTTGGTAAGGGTCTGGTACAAAGACCACGTGAACTTGCCTATGGAACCCAGCTGAAAATCACCATTTCCAGGTATTATACTCCCAGCGGAAGATGTATCCAGGCCCTGGATTACCGCCATCGCGATGAAAAAGGAAAAGCAATTCGAAAAACTTCAGCTGATTATAACCAGTTCACCACCCGAAACGGACGAAAGGTCTTTGATGGAGGGGGAATTTTACCCGACATCCAGTTAGAAACTTCAAAATTAGCTGATATTACCAGTTCTTTGTTGTACCAGGATGCGATTTTCGATTATGCTACTAAATATTATTATGCGCATCAAATAAGTGATCCTTCAGAATTTAAGTTTACTGACAGCGATTATGCAGATTTTAAAAAATTCCTCGAAACTTCCGGTTTTAAATACGAAACTCAAACCGAAAAAAACCTTGATGAGCTTATAGAATCTGCCGAAAAAGAAGAAATTAAAGCCAGGATCGCTGAAGAAACTACAGCGATGCGCAGTAGCCTTAAAAATTATAAAAAACAGGAACTAGATAAACAAAAAACTGAAATTGTAGATCTGCTGCGGGATGAAATTATAAAGAGATATTTTTATAAGGAAGGTTTATATGAATATTACACACAGCACAATCCCGAAATAGAGAAAGCTCAGGAAATCCTTTCAAATCCTGTGGCTTATTCAAAAATCCTGAAATAA
- a CDS encoding sterol desaturase family protein, with product METFLSFFENMAAWQKLVWLSSVLILFWILEGFYSLVKFKYNKWEHARTNLILLGFVLLINLGFGILTAGVFIWLNNSNFGLLHFIELPIWAELVVSLMVLDLIAQYFVHFLLHKIRWMWRLHIIHHSEIHVDVTTGTRHHPFDYLIREIFALIAVIIMGMPLAFYLFYRILSVFFTYFSHANLSLPKKLDKALSYVFVTPNMHKFHHHYELPWTDSNYGNILSIWDRIFGTMVYEDTRNIRYGIDIVDDSTSQDLGFQLKIPFNRSIKTTRN from the coding sequence TTGGAAACTTTTCTTTCCTTTTTTGAAAATATGGCAGCCTGGCAAAAGCTGGTCTGGCTAAGTTCAGTCCTTATTTTATTTTGGATACTGGAAGGTTTTTATAGCCTGGTAAAGTTCAAATACAATAAATGGGAACACGCCAGGACAAATTTGATCCTTCTCGGCTTTGTTCTTCTTATTAATTTAGGATTCGGAATATTAACTGCCGGAGTATTTATCTGGCTTAACAATTCTAATTTTGGCTTATTACATTTCATTGAGTTGCCAATTTGGGCAGAGCTAGTGGTATCGCTGATGGTTCTGGATTTAATTGCACAATATTTTGTTCATTTTCTTCTTCATAAGATCAGGTGGATGTGGCGCCTTCATATTATTCATCACAGCGAAATACATGTTGATGTAACCACCGGAACAAGACATCATCCCTTTGATTACCTTATTAGAGAAATTTTTGCTTTGATAGCCGTGATCATTATGGGAATGCCGCTTGCCTTTTACCTATTTTATAGAATATTGAGTGTCTTTTTCACCTACTTCAGCCATGCCAACCTAAGTCTTCCAAAAAAGCTGGATAAAGCTTTAAGTTATGTTTTTGTCACTCCTAATATGCATAAATTCCACCATCATTATGAATTGCCGTGGACCGATAGTAACTATGGAAATATTTTGAGTATCTGGGACAGGATCTTCGGAACCATGGTTTATGAAGACACCCGTAATATTAGGTATGGAATTGACATCGTAGACGACAGCACTTCTCAGGACCTGGGCTTTCAGCTGAAGATCCCTTTTAACAGATCAATTAAAACAACCCGTAATTAG
- a CDS encoding GNAT family N-acetyltransferase, translated as MEDLRISIKEFHELSLDELYDILQLRSEVFVVEQDCVYQDIDGKDRKAIHVVGFKNNEVVAYTRCFKPGFYFTEAAIGRVVVKKSERKFGYGHAIMEASHKAINRFFNTSEIRLSAQQYLIKFYESHGYETSGEGYLEDGIPHINMLKKA; from the coding sequence ATGGAAGATCTCAGGATCAGTATTAAGGAATTTCATGAGCTTAGCCTGGATGAACTTTATGATATTCTTCAGTTGCGCTCTGAGGTTTTTGTAGTGGAGCAGGATTGTGTTTATCAGGATATTGACGGGAAAGATAGAAAAGCCATTCACGTTGTAGGTTTCAAAAATAATGAAGTTGTAGCTTATACCCGCTGTTTTAAACCCGGATTCTATTTTACTGAAGCGGCCATTGGGCGTGTGGTCGTAAAGAAATCGGAACGAAAATTTGGCTACGGCCATGCAATTATGGAAGCTTCCCATAAGGCTATTAACAGGTTTTTCAACACTTCAGAAATACGACTTTCCGCCCAGCAATATCTTATAAAATTCTATGAATCACATGGATATGAAACTTCCGGAGAAGGTTATCTCGAGGATGGAATTCCACATATCAACATGTTGAAAAAAGCCTAA
- the rpiB gene encoding ribose 5-phosphate isomerase B → MKISIGNDHAGTEYKELLQTELENWGHSVINHGTNSEDSVDYPDFVHPVADDVESKKADFGIIICGSGNGANMTANKHQGVRSALCWNVEIAKLARSHNDANILSIPARFVDKDLALEMMSAFLNTKFEGGRHQRRIDKIPAKKSC, encoded by the coding sequence ATGAAAATCTCTATTGGAAATGACCACGCAGGAACTGAATATAAGGAACTGCTTCAAACAGAACTGGAAAATTGGGGCCACTCCGTTATAAATCATGGCACCAACTCTGAAGACAGTGTAGATTATCCAGACTTTGTACATCCTGTTGCGGATGATGTGGAAAGCAAAAAAGCCGATTTTGGTATTATTATTTGCGGTAGTGGCAACGGCGCTAATATGACCGCTAACAAGCATCAGGGAGTTCGTTCGGCTCTTTGCTGGAATGTAGAGATTGCTAAACTTGCCCGTTCTCACAATGATGCCAATATTTTAAGTATTCCCGCCCGATTTGTAGATAAAGACCTTGCTTTGGAAATGATGAGTGCCTTTTTAAATACCAAATTTGAAGGAGGTAGACATCAGCGAAGAATAGATAAAATTCCTGCGAAAAAAAGCTGTTAA